From Salvelinus sp. IW2-2015 linkage group LG33, ASM291031v2, whole genome shotgun sequence, one genomic window encodes:
- the LOC111957413 gene encoding angiopoietin-related protein 2 — MELPAVVLLFLVYGLVSGAQQPQGQGNRQESNPQARSQGRAPSQEFESSEDGLEREFLYSGRRSRRALADSQQPDRCSYTFIVPQQKVTGAICVNRKEPDAVLENRVNKQELELLNGELQKQKRQIETLQQLVEVDGGIVNEVKLLRKESRNMNSRVTQLYMQLLHEIIRKRDNALELSQMENRILNQTSEMQQLTNRYKDLEHKYQHLASLANNQSVLIALLEEQCQGRPVSXPRPVPVPQPRPQPPPPPAPSPPINKPYQPPTDPRLTNQITNEIQSDQKSVLPVLPTMPSGTGSPSTTNKPSGPWKDCLQALEDGHTASGMYLVKPENANRLMQVWCDQRHDPGGWTVIQRRLDGSVNFFRNWETYKQGFGNIDGEYWLGLENIYWLTNQGNYKLLVTLEDWSGRKVFAEYASFRLEPEADFYKLRVGRYHGNAGDSLTWHNGKQFTTLDRDHDVYTGNCAHYQKGGWWYNACAHSNLNGVWYRGGHYRSRYQDGVYWAEFRGGAYSLKKVSMMIRPNPNTFH, encoded by the exons ATGGAGCTCCCTGCAGTGGTGCTGCTGTTCCTGGTGTATGGTCTGGTGTCTGGAGCCCAGCAGCCCCAGGGCCAGGGGAACCGCCAGGAGAGCAACCCCCAGGCCAGGAGCCAGGGCAGAGCCCCGTCCCAGGAGTTTGAGAGCAGTGAGGATGGCCTGGAGAGAGAGTTCCTGTATTCTGGGCGGAGGAGCAGACGGGCCCTCGCCGACTCCCAGCAACCTGACAGGTGTTCATACACCTTTATCGTTCCCCAGCAGAAGGTGACAGGGGCCATCTGTGTGAACCGCAAGGAGCCGGACGCAGTGCTGGAGAACCGCGTCAACAAGCAGGAGCTGGAGCTGCTGAACGGGGAGCTGCAGAAGCAGAAGAGGCAGATCGAGACGCTGCAGCAGCTAGTGGAGGTGGACGGAGGCATCGTCAACGAGGTCAAGCTGCTGAGGAAGGAGAGCAGGAACATGAACTCCAGGGTGACCCAGCTCTACATGCAGCTGCTACACGAGATCATCAGGAAGAGGGACAACGCCCTGGAGCTGTCCCAGATGGAGAACCGCATCCTCAACCAGACCTCGGAGATGCAGCAGCTCACTAACCGCTACAAGGACCTGGAGCACAAGTACCAGCACCTGGCCTCTCTGGCCAATAACCAGTCGGTCCTCATCGCCCTGCTGGAGGAGCAGTGCCAGGGTCGGCCSGTCAGCCMCCCTCGCCCWGTYCCYGTMCCCCAGCCMAGGCCWCARCCCCCACCCCCACCYGCACCATCACCACCCATCAACAAGCCCTACCAACCTCCCACCGACCCACGCCTCACCAACCAGATAACCAACGAGATTCAGAGTGACCAGAAGTCTGTGCTGCCTGTCCTTCCTACCATGCCCAGTGGCACAGGCAGCCCTTCTACCACCAACAAACCCTCTG GGCCATGGAAGGACTGCCTGCAGGCCCTGGAGGATGGCCACACGGCTAGTGGCATGTACCTAGTGAAGCCAGAGAACGCCAACAGACTGATGCAGGTGTGGTGTGACCAGAGACACGACCCTGGTGGCTGGACTGTCATCCAGAGGAGGCTGGATGGATCAGTCAACTTcttcaggaactgggagacttaCAAG CAAGGCTTTGGAAACATAGATGGAGAGTATTGGCTGGGCCTGGAGAACATCTACTGGCTGACCAACCAGGGGAACTACAAGCTGCTGGTGACTCTGGAGGACTGGTCTGGTAGGAAGGTGTTTGCAGAGTACGCCAGCTTCAGGCTGGAACCTGAGGCAGACTTCTACAAACTCAGGGTGGGCCGCTACCATGGCAATGCCGGAGACTCCCTCACCTGGCACAAYGGCAAACAGTTCACTACGTTGGACAGAGACCATGATGTGTATACAG GTAACTGTGCCCACTACCAGAAGGGAGGCTGGTGGTACAATGCATGTGCCCATTCTAACCTCAATGGAGTATGGTACAGAGGTGGACACTACCGCAGTCGCTACCAAGATGGAGTCTACTGGGCTGAATTCAGAGGAGGGGCCTACTCCCTGAAGAAAGTATCTATGATGATAAGACCGAACCCAAACACCTTTCATTAA